The proteins below come from a single Brevundimonas sp. LM2 genomic window:
- a CDS encoding M1 family metallopeptidase: MSVSSRLIVPAVSVLLLACAGAAMAQEGPARVSTPFTLETDNPRTPEQEAVRFDKADLTIKVLPDDKAIDGVAVLDFTVTAPIQRLAVELDTLYVISEVRLDGAVVPADRWSNPDGRLTVEVPTGLAERDTPTLTIAYAGQPRVAPRSPWDGGFVWSTAPTGEAWVGSAMQLNGCDLLWPCIDNSNAEPGVVDLHVVTPANVMAPGNGVFQGMTDNADGTKTWSWRAERPNIYAININVGPYEEVTAPYASRFGNTFPMSYWHLRSDDPAKVARLFAEFAPMLDFFESTVGPYPFGHEKMGVVETPYLGMEHQTINAYGNAYKVDGHGYDTLLQHEFAHEWFANQLTNRNADDMWLHEGLGSYMQPLYARFLHGERYMQAELKDQREGLANQFPVVSRTNRTVNAVYGGSEGPGGDIYNKGSLIAHTLRMTIGDDAFFEVIRRLVYGRPDPRPGNFAPQLSSTVEMNAIVNDVTGQDYDWFFDAYLYQAALPVLNQTRSGDQLTLSWTVGGDGAFPMPVDIEVDGQARTVPMTDGQATLTVPAKALILIDPDNKILRQLDFQDDYAAYRREARAARTATAD; encoded by the coding sequence ATGTCTGTCTCGTCTCGCCTGATCGTGCCTGCGGTCTCGGTCCTGCTGCTGGCCTGTGCCGGCGCCGCCATGGCCCAGGAGGGCCCGGCGCGGGTCTCGACGCCCTTCACGCTCGAGACCGACAATCCCCGCACCCCCGAGCAGGAGGCCGTGCGCTTCGACAAGGCCGACCTGACGATCAAGGTCCTGCCCGATGACAAGGCCATCGACGGCGTGGCGGTGCTGGACTTCACCGTCACCGCCCCCATTCAGCGCCTCGCGGTCGAGCTGGACACGCTCTACGTCATCTCGGAGGTGCGGCTGGACGGCGCGGTCGTGCCGGCCGACCGCTGGTCCAACCCCGACGGCCGCCTGACGGTCGAGGTGCCGACCGGCCTGGCGGAGCGCGACACCCCCACCCTGACCATCGCCTATGCCGGTCAGCCCCGCGTCGCGCCGCGCTCGCCGTGGGACGGCGGCTTCGTCTGGTCGACCGCCCCGACGGGCGAGGCCTGGGTCGGGTCGGCCATGCAGCTGAACGGCTGCGACCTGCTGTGGCCCTGTATCGACAACTCCAATGCCGAGCCCGGCGTCGTGGATCTGCACGTCGTCACCCCGGCCAATGTCATGGCCCCGGGCAACGGCGTCTTTCAGGGCATGACCGACAACGCCGACGGCACCAAGACCTGGAGTTGGCGCGCCGAGCGGCCGAACATCTATGCCATCAACATCAACGTCGGCCCGTATGAGGAGGTCACCGCCCCCTACGCCAGCCGGTTCGGCAACACCTTCCCGATGTCCTACTGGCACCTGCGCTCCGACGACCCGGCCAAGGTGGCGCGGCTGTTCGCCGAGTTCGCGCCGATGCTGGACTTCTTCGAATCGACCGTCGGCCCCTATCCGTTCGGCCATGAGAAGATGGGGGTGGTCGAGACGCCGTACCTGGGCATGGAGCACCAGACCATCAACGCCTACGGCAACGCGTACAAGGTGGACGGCCACGGCTACGACACCCTGCTGCAGCACGAGTTCGCCCACGAGTGGTTCGCCAACCAGCTGACCAACCGCAACGCCGACGACATGTGGCTGCACGAAGGGCTCGGCAGCTATATGCAGCCGCTCTACGCCCGCTTCCTGCACGGCGAGCGCTACATGCAGGCCGAACTGAAGGATCAACGCGAAGGCTTGGCCAACCAATTTCCGGTGGTGTCTCGCACCAACCGCACGGTCAACGCGGTCTATGGCGGATCGGAAGGTCCGGGCGGCGACATCTACAACAAGGGCTCCCTGATCGCCCACACCCTGCGCATGACGATCGGCGACGACGCCTTCTTCGAGGTGATCCGCCGCCTGGTCTACGGCCGGCCCGATCCGCGGCCGGGTAATTTCGCGCCCCAGCTCAGCTCGACCGTCGAGATGAACGCCATCGTCAACGACGTCACCGGCCAGGACTATGACTGGTTCTTCGACGCCTATCTGTACCAGGCCGCCCTGCCGGTGCTGAACCAGACCCGGTCCGGCGATCAGCTGACCCTGTCCTGGACCGTCGGCGGGGACGGCGCCTTCCCCATGCCGGTGGACATCGAGGTCGACGGCCAGGCCCGGACGGTGCCGATGACGGACGGCCAGGCGACCCTGACGGTGCCGGCCAAGGCCCTGATCCTGATCGACCCGGACAACAAGATCCTGCGCCAGCTGGATTTCCAAGACGACTACGCCGCCTACAGGCGCGAAGCCCGGGCGGCGCGCACCGCGACGGCCGACTGA
- a CDS encoding M1 family metallopeptidase: MRPVLTSLAVLLSTAGSALAQDPVAPESTPFTLQTDQPRTPEQEALRIDLADLSIKVIPEAKAIDAVAVLTFTATAPVAALVVELDTRFAVSAVSVDGRPAEWSNPEGRMTVALPRPLAAGETTTLRIAYAGSPREAPRAPWDGGFVWSTAPGGEPWIATAVQGEGCDLFWPCIDSPLAEPKRVDLHVTVPTGLSAPSNGRFVGSEDHGDGWTTWNWSAANPNTYAIALNVGPYTMLSADYRSRFGNTFPMQFWHLTSDDPAQAAALFAEFPQQMDFYEATVGPFPFGDEKMGVVETPHLGMEHQTINAYGNAYKLDGRGYDWLLQHELSHEWFGNQLTNVNADDMWLHEGLGSYMQPLYGRWLNGDRYMQTELAKMQQGLINRYPIVSGRPMREEEVYDGDKGPGNDIYSKGALIAHSLRMRIGDAAFQEAVTTLVYGRPDPKPGNFAPLYRSTPDFLRIVNAVTGQDYGWFFQGYLYNAALPVLNQTREGDRLNLSWTTGDGGVFPMPVELEVDGQVQTVPMTNGRGSLTVPAGAHVIVDPANKVLRRLDFVEAYRARPAR; the protein is encoded by the coding sequence ATGCGCCCTGTCCTGACCAGCCTCGCCGTCCTCCTGTCGACCGCCGGTTCGGCCCTGGCCCAGGACCCGGTCGCGCCTGAGTCCACGCCGTTCACCCTGCAGACCGACCAGCCCCGGACACCGGAGCAGGAGGCGCTGCGGATCGATCTGGCCGACCTGTCGATCAAGGTCATCCCGGAGGCCAAGGCGATCGACGCCGTGGCGGTCCTGACCTTCACCGCCACCGCCCCCGTGGCCGCGCTGGTGGTCGAGCTGGACACCCGCTTCGCCGTCTCGGCCGTGTCCGTCGACGGCCGTCCGGCCGAATGGTCCAACCCCGAAGGCCGGATGACCGTCGCCCTGCCCCGCCCCCTGGCGGCCGGCGAGACGACGACCCTGCGGATCGCCTATGCCGGTTCGCCGCGCGAGGCCCCCCGTGCGCCGTGGGACGGCGGTTTCGTCTGGTCGACCGCCCCCGGCGGCGAGCCCTGGATCGCCACGGCCGTCCAGGGCGAGGGCTGCGACCTGTTCTGGCCCTGCATCGACAGCCCCCTCGCCGAGCCGAAGCGGGTGGACCTGCACGTCACCGTCCCGACCGGCCTGTCCGCCCCGTCGAACGGGCGCTTCGTCGGTAGCGAGGATCACGGCGACGGCTGGACCACCTGGAACTGGTCGGCGGCCAACCCCAACACCTATGCAATCGCCCTGAACGTCGGCCCCTACACGATGCTGAGCGCCGACTATCGCAGCCGCTTCGGCAACACCTTCCCCATGCAGTTCTGGCACCTGACGTCCGACGACCCGGCCCAGGCCGCCGCCCTGTTCGCCGAATTCCCGCAGCAGATGGACTTCTACGAGGCCACGGTCGGTCCCTTCCCCTTCGGCGACGAAAAGATGGGGGTGGTGGAGACGCCGCACCTGGGCATGGAGCACCAGACCATCAACGCCTATGGCAATGCCTACAAGCTGGACGGGCGCGGCTATGACTGGCTGCTGCAGCACGAGCTGTCGCACGAATGGTTCGGCAACCAGCTGACCAACGTCAACGCCGACGACATGTGGCTGCACGAGGGGCTGGGCAGTTATATGCAGCCTCTGTACGGCCGCTGGCTGAACGGCGACCGCTATATGCAGACCGAGCTGGCCAAGATGCAGCAGGGGCTGATCAACCGCTATCCGATCGTGTCGGGGCGGCCCATGCGCGAGGAAGAGGTCTATGACGGCGACAAGGGGCCGGGCAACGACATCTACTCAAAGGGGGCGCTGATCGCCCATTCGCTGCGGATGCGGATCGGGGACGCGGCCTTCCAAGAGGCGGTGACCACCCTGGTCTATGGTCGGCCGGATCCGAAGCCGGGGAATTTCGCGCCCCTGTACCGCTCGACGCCGGACTTCCTGCGCATCGTCAACGCCGTGACGGGGCAGGACTATGGCTGGTTCTTCCAGGGCTATCTCTACAACGCCGCCCTGCCGGTTCTGAACCAGACCCGAGAGGGGGACCGGCTGAACCTGAGCTGGACCACCGGCGACGGCGGGGTCTTCCCCATGCCGGTCGAGCTCGAGGTCGACGGCCAGGTCCAGACCGTGCCGATGACCAACGGGCGCGGCTCCCTGACCGTGCCGGCGGGGGCCCATGTCATCGTCGATCCGGCCAACAAGGTGCTGCGCCGGCTGGACTTCGTGGAGGCCTATCGGGCCCGGCCGGCGCGCTGA
- a CDS encoding transglutaminase family protein, which produces MKIRVRAELVYRFDPPTDAIYKIQVAHWPGQTVLEERLVSTPPQAFHEDEDADFGARTLRARLGGEVSVVYDALVENGTLLGLPPGVTQHDWNDLPAEVLTYLWPSRYCPSDQFGRFVERQFGETNGGERVLAILGWITENLDYEPGVSDSETTAARTFIDRAGVCRDFTHMGITLCRASGIPARAVSAFAHQLNPPDFHAIFEVWLSNGWWLVDPTGLAPIEGLVRIACGRDAADIAFLSTQGTCELVRQSITAAAEDDGSRQAA; this is translated from the coding sequence ATGAAAATCCGCGTCCGCGCCGAGCTCGTCTATCGTTTCGACCCGCCGACGGATGCGATCTACAAGATTCAGGTGGCCCATTGGCCCGGCCAGACAGTGCTCGAGGAGCGCCTGGTCAGCACGCCGCCCCAGGCCTTTCATGAGGACGAGGACGCCGATTTCGGGGCCCGCACCCTGCGCGCCCGCCTGGGGGGCGAGGTGTCGGTGGTCTATGACGCCCTGGTCGAGAACGGCACCCTGCTGGGCCTGCCGCCAGGCGTGACCCAGCACGACTGGAACGACCTGCCCGCAGAGGTCCTGACCTATCTGTGGCCCAGCCGCTATTGCCCGTCGGACCAGTTCGGCCGGTTCGTTGAGCGTCAGTTTGGGGAAACCAACGGGGGCGAACGGGTCCTGGCGATCCTGGGCTGGATCACCGAGAATCTCGACTACGAGCCGGGCGTGTCGGATTCGGAGACCACGGCGGCGCGGACCTTCATCGACCGGGCGGGCGTATGCCGCGACTTCACCCATATGGGGATCACCCTGTGCCGGGCGTCCGGCATTCCGGCCCGAGCGGTCAGCGCCTTCGCCCACCAGCTGAACCCGCCGGACTTCCACGCCATCTTCGAGGTCTGGCTGTCGAACGGCTGGTGGCTGGTCGATCCGACGGGCCTGGCCCCGATCGAGGGCCTGGTGCGCATCGCCTGCGGCCGCGACGCCGCCGACATCGCCTTCCTGTCGACCCAGGGCACCTGCGAACTGGTCCGCCAGTCGATCACCGCCGCCGCCGAAGACGACGGGTCGCGGCAGGCGGCCTGA
- a CDS encoding HNH endonuclease, with amino-acid sequence MMQVLHKPPSGFPALVLNADFRPLSYYPLSLWPWEEAVKAVYQDRVDVVSVYDQVVRSPSMEMRIPSVIALKSYVDQNRSPAFTRFNVFLRDGFTCQYCGTSAELTFDHVIPRSRGGRTTWENIVAACSPCNLRKGGRTPQQAGMPVRRAPHRPNSYQLQDAGRRFPPHYLHQSWLDYLYWDIELEP; translated from the coding sequence CTGATGCAGGTGCTCCACAAGCCGCCGTCCGGTTTTCCAGCCCTGGTGCTGAACGCCGATTTCCGCCCCCTGTCCTACTATCCGCTGTCGCTCTGGCCGTGGGAGGAGGCGGTGAAGGCCGTCTATCAGGACCGCGTCGACGTGGTGTCGGTGTACGATCAGGTCGTGCGCAGCCCGTCGATGGAGATGCGCATCCCCAGCGTGATCGCGCTGAAGAGCTATGTCGATCAAAACCGCAGCCCGGCCTTCACCCGGTTCAACGTCTTCCTGCGCGACGGCTTCACCTGCCAGTATTGCGGCACCTCGGCCGAGCTGACCTTCGACCATGTGATCCCGCGCAGCCGGGGCGGGCGCACCACCTGGGAAAACATCGTCGCCGCCTGCTCGCCCTGCAATCTGAGAAAGGGCGGCCGCACGCCACAACAGGCCGGCATGCCGGTCCGTCGCGCCCCGCATCGCCCCAACTCGTACCAGCTGCAGGACGCCGGCCGCCGCTTCCCGCCGCACTATCTGCACCAGAGCTGGCTGGACTATCTGTACTGGGACATCGAGCTGGAGCCCTAG